One Vigna unguiculata cultivar IT97K-499-35 chromosome 7, ASM411807v1, whole genome shotgun sequence genomic region harbors:
- the LOC114189689 gene encoding uncharacterized protein LOC114189689 isoform X1, with amino-acid sequence MGTVNNTVNAAASAIVAAESRVQPVTSPKKRWGSCWSLYWCFGPHKNNKRIGNAVLVPEPVEPVGQVGSHAAIAAPNPSTAVAMPFVVPPSSPASFLESDPPSATQSPVGLFSLSSLNVNASGGPASIFAIGPYTYETQLVSPPVFSNFTTEPSTAPFTPPPESVQLTTPSSPEVPFAQLLESSLDQDCKSKGTNQRFALSNYEFQLYQQYPGSPGTQLISPGSIISTSGSSTPFPDRHPLLEFHKGEEASNLLGFEHFSTHKWNSRVGSGSLTPDSTGQGSGLGSGSLTPNTVIKPASQLGSGCLTPDGAAPTAANDIYVGKPISELTSLANSKNECQPNAALVDHRVSFELPGEDVARCLPNKSGSPLIGNISGSSQDTVVGEPVDRERIPQNSDSCCDLCSRKTSNDKPENSPGEGEEQCNSSKEFNFDSRNGVVSDDPANASEWWTNKKMVGKEGRSSNGPAFFPMLQSEVV; translated from the coding sequence AAAAAGCGCTGGGGAAGCTGCTGGAGCTTATACTGGTGTTTTGGACCCCATAAAAACAACAAGAGAATTGGTAACGCTGTCCTTGTTCCTGAACCTGTTGAACCAGTGGGTCAAGTTGGATCTCATGCTGCTATTGCTGCACCAAATCCTTCAACAGCCGTTGCAATGCCATTCGTTGTCCCTCCCTCTTCACCTGCATCTTTTCTGGAATCTGATCCTCCATCTGCCACTCAATCACCGGTTGGATTATTCTCTCTCAGTTCTCTCAATGTCAATGCTTCTGGTGGACCTGCATCCATTTTTGCCATAGGTCCTTATACCTACGAGACTCAGTTAGTCTCACCGCCTGTATTTTCTAACTTTACCACTGAACCATCTACTGCTCCTTTCACTCCACCTCCTGAATCTGTGCAGCTGACGACACCATCATCCCCTGAGGTGCCATTTGCTCAATTATTGGAATCTTCTCTGGATCAAGATTGTAAAAGTAAAGGTACAAATCAGAGGTTTGCATTATCCAATTATGAGTTTCAACTTTATCAACAATACCCCGGAAGCCCTGGCACCCAACTTATATCACCTGGATCAATCATTTCTACTTCTGGAAGTTCTACTCCTTTCCCTGATAGACACCCACTTCTTGAATTCCACAAAGGGGAAGAAGCATCAAACCTCTTGGGCTTTGAACACTTCTCGACACATAAATGGAATTCCAGAGTTGGATCAGGATCTTTGACACCAGACAGTACTGGGCAAGGTTCAGGACTAGGCTCAGGATCTTTGACACCTAATACTGTTATTAAGCCAGCTTCACAACTAGGCTCTGGGTGTTTGACACCTGATGGTGCAGCACCAACTGCTGCAAATGACATCTATGTTGGAAAACCGATTTCTGAGTTAACATCCCTCGCAAATTCCAAGAACGAGTGTCAACCCAATGCAGCATTAGTCGATCACAGAGTTTCATTTGAATTGCCTGGGGAGGATGTTGCACGATGTCTTCCAAATAAATCAGGGTCTCCTTTGATCGGAAACATCTCAGGGTCTTCTCAGGATACAGTGGTTGGAGAGCCTGTTGACAGAGAAAGGATACCCCAGAACTCTGATAGTTGCTGTGATTTGTGTTCAAGGAAAACTTCAAATGATAAGCCTGAAAATTCTCCTGGAGAAGGAGAAGAGCAGTGCAATTCTTCCAAAGAATTTAACTTTGACAGCAGAAATGGTGTTGTTTCTGATGATCCTGCCAATGCCTCGGAATGGTGGACTAACAAGAAAATGGTTGGAAAGGAAGGTAGATCAAGCAACGGTCCGGCATTTTTCCCAATGTTACAGTCAGAAGTCGTTTAA
- the LOC114189689 gene encoding uncharacterized protein LOC114189689 isoform X2 produces MNQKKKKRWGSCWSLYWCFGPHKNNKRIGNAVLVPEPVEPVGQVGSHAAIAAPNPSTAVAMPFVVPPSSPASFLESDPPSATQSPVGLFSLSSLNVNASGGPASIFAIGPYTYETQLVSPPVFSNFTTEPSTAPFTPPPESVQLTTPSSPEVPFAQLLESSLDQDCKSKGTNQRFALSNYEFQLYQQYPGSPGTQLISPGSIISTSGSSTPFPDRHPLLEFHKGEEASNLLGFEHFSTHKWNSRVGSGSLTPDSTGQGSGLGSGSLTPNTVIKPASQLGSGCLTPDGAAPTAANDIYVGKPISELTSLANSKNECQPNAALVDHRVSFELPGEDVARCLPNKSGSPLIGNISGSSQDTVVGEPVDRERIPQNSDSCCDLCSRKTSNDKPENSPGEGEEQCNSSKEFNFDSRNGVVSDDPANASEWWTNKKMVGKEGRSSNGPAFFPMLQSEVV; encoded by the coding sequence AAAAAGCGCTGGGGAAGCTGCTGGAGCTTATACTGGTGTTTTGGACCCCATAAAAACAACAAGAGAATTGGTAACGCTGTCCTTGTTCCTGAACCTGTTGAACCAGTGGGTCAAGTTGGATCTCATGCTGCTATTGCTGCACCAAATCCTTCAACAGCCGTTGCAATGCCATTCGTTGTCCCTCCCTCTTCACCTGCATCTTTTCTGGAATCTGATCCTCCATCTGCCACTCAATCACCGGTTGGATTATTCTCTCTCAGTTCTCTCAATGTCAATGCTTCTGGTGGACCTGCATCCATTTTTGCCATAGGTCCTTATACCTACGAGACTCAGTTAGTCTCACCGCCTGTATTTTCTAACTTTACCACTGAACCATCTACTGCTCCTTTCACTCCACCTCCTGAATCTGTGCAGCTGACGACACCATCATCCCCTGAGGTGCCATTTGCTCAATTATTGGAATCTTCTCTGGATCAAGATTGTAAAAGTAAAGGTACAAATCAGAGGTTTGCATTATCCAATTATGAGTTTCAACTTTATCAACAATACCCCGGAAGCCCTGGCACCCAACTTATATCACCTGGATCAATCATTTCTACTTCTGGAAGTTCTACTCCTTTCCCTGATAGACACCCACTTCTTGAATTCCACAAAGGGGAAGAAGCATCAAACCTCTTGGGCTTTGAACACTTCTCGACACATAAATGGAATTCCAGAGTTGGATCAGGATCTTTGACACCAGACAGTACTGGGCAAGGTTCAGGACTAGGCTCAGGATCTTTGACACCTAATACTGTTATTAAGCCAGCTTCACAACTAGGCTCTGGGTGTTTGACACCTGATGGTGCAGCACCAACTGCTGCAAATGACATCTATGTTGGAAAACCGATTTCTGAGTTAACATCCCTCGCAAATTCCAAGAACGAGTGTCAACCCAATGCAGCATTAGTCGATCACAGAGTTTCATTTGAATTGCCTGGGGAGGATGTTGCACGATGTCTTCCAAATAAATCAGGGTCTCCTTTGATCGGAAACATCTCAGGGTCTTCTCAGGATACAGTGGTTGGAGAGCCTGTTGACAGAGAAAGGATACCCCAGAACTCTGATAGTTGCTGTGATTTGTGTTCAAGGAAAACTTCAAATGATAAGCCTGAAAATTCTCCTGGAGAAGGAGAAGAGCAGTGCAATTCTTCCAAAGAATTTAACTTTGACAGCAGAAATGGTGTTGTTTCTGATGATCCTGCCAATGCCTCGGAATGGTGGACTAACAAGAAAATGGTTGGAAAGGAAGGTAGATCAAGCAACGGTCCGGCATTTTTCCCAATGTTACAGTCAGAAGTCGTTTAA